Proteins co-encoded in one Hymenobacter swuensis DY53 genomic window:
- a CDS encoding 2Fe-2S iron-sulfur cluster-binding protein, whose amino-acid sequence MPTLLIENLPSDAIFVPSGSTLLAALQTAGHDWLHACGARGRCTTCRVQVSHGLDLLTPLTSAELRYREAGRLLPDERLTCQARLPAGTVTARVPRATQLPHVQYTQ is encoded by the coding sequence ATGCCCACGCTGCTAATTGAAAATCTGCCCTCCGACGCCATTTTCGTGCCTTCGGGGAGCACCCTGCTGGCTGCCCTGCAAACAGCCGGCCACGACTGGCTGCACGCCTGCGGGGCCCGGGGGCGTTGCACCACCTGCCGGGTGCAGGTCAGCCATGGGCTCGACCTCCTAACGCCCCTTACCTCCGCCGAGTTGCGCTACCGGGAAGCAGGCCGCCTCCTGCCCGACGAGCGCCTGACCTGCCAGGCCCGGTTACCGGCTGGTACGGTAACGGCCCGCGTGCCCCGCGCTACGCAGCTGCCGCATGTACAGTACACGCAATAG
- a CDS encoding thymidine kinase: MFIEPRVITGSGIARRGWIEVVCGSMFSGKTEELIRRLNRAKIARQRVEIFKPALDTRYHAEDVVSHNQNSIRSTPVPVAQEMLLLAAGCDVIGVDEAQFFDESLVEVCVQLANRGTRVIVAGLDMDFQGQPFGPMPALMAVAEFVTKVHAICVCCGELATYSFRVTASEDKILLGETDAYEARCRVCFQEGMKEKHPESTAEKVART; the protein is encoded by the coding sequence GTGTTCATTGAACCCCGCGTAATTACGGGCTCGGGCATTGCTCGCCGGGGCTGGATTGAAGTCGTGTGCGGCTCCATGTTTTCGGGCAAAACGGAGGAACTGATCCGGCGGCTGAACCGGGCTAAAATTGCCCGGCAGCGGGTCGAAATCTTCAAGCCGGCTCTTGATACCCGCTACCATGCCGAGGACGTGGTGTCGCACAACCAGAACAGCATCCGCTCCACGCCCGTGCCCGTGGCTCAGGAAATGCTGCTGCTGGCCGCCGGTTGCGACGTTATCGGGGTGGATGAGGCCCAGTTCTTCGATGAGTCGTTGGTGGAAGTGTGCGTGCAGCTGGCCAATCGGGGCACTCGCGTGATTGTAGCGGGCCTCGATATGGATTTCCAGGGCCAGCCTTTCGGCCCCATGCCGGCTTTGATGGCCGTAGCTGAGTTCGTGACCAAGGTGCACGCCATTTGTGTCTGTTGCGGCGAGTTGGCCACGTATTCCTTTCGCGTCACGGCTTCCGAAGACAAGATTCTGCTGGGCGAAACCGATGCCTATGAAGCACGCTGCCGGGTTTGTTTTCAGGAAGGCATGAAGGAAAAGCACCCGGAGTCGACAGCCGAGAAAGTTGCCCGTACCTAA
- the porZ gene encoding type IX secretion system anionic LPS delivery protein PorZ encodes MIPVLRLFRGACLAAFLLTATGVEAQSTAGYGDWQLHLPTTQAKALADVSNRVYVATEDAFFYFDKELNTTQLLSRRDGLNDVGVSALAYDSLSQQVVVAYRSANLDVLKLKGGITNLNDIARKEISGTKTINSIHINSRRAYLACSFGIVVVDLARLEIRDSYTNIGPGGTVVQVFATAVANGILFAATSNGLMRANLSGNPLDYRNWTTDLPARAGNPYRTLAVQDGRVVAGINGDRLVAYVAGSGWQTVTGSPTNVQFRQLTPSRAGLLITDNNKVSVLNLTTGTTSLVLRPALLTNPQAAVRARGGTYFLADYANGLLKTTDGVQAEQFLTNAPATAQAFSVLADGRSGKVNIFTGGYGENYLQQDFYRGFFEYADGRWTNFTPATQPSPAQYPNPKDVVRGTRTPDGTLYVASYGNGLLEWKGVGDFRLFNPTTNLPNPLRSAIANPTFTRVTDLTTDAAGKVWVINRHQIAGQPGVFIFDPMANSWQIIDYFSGSENLERLVLDNAGNMWAAGSRRSGVNMVAYNPETKATRYYSQAFGPDNSSLSFADIVNDVVKDRTGDIWVATNKGPVVFNDPLSAFESTLDLTFRVPYVRRGAGAGFPTLLNERIRAIAVDGGNRKWFGTDRGLWLFSADADEALQHFTTDNSPLPSDQIVDVEVNDKTGEVFVVTDAGVVAYRGDATVTEGKPSCAKVFPNPVRTDFTGQVGIAGLANNAPVKITDVTGKLVYQTRANGGTVTWNLTDYNGRRVQSGVYLVLSSDADGKNGCVSKVAVVER; translated from the coding sequence ATGATTCCAGTGTTACGCTTGTTCCGGGGGGCCTGCCTCGCGGCTTTTCTGCTGACTGCCACTGGGGTTGAGGCCCAGTCTACCGCCGGCTATGGCGACTGGCAGCTACACCTGCCCACTACCCAGGCCAAAGCCCTGGCCGATGTAAGCAACCGGGTGTACGTGGCCACCGAAGACGCTTTCTTCTACTTCGACAAGGAACTGAATACTACCCAGCTGTTGTCGCGTCGCGATGGGCTCAACGATGTGGGTGTCAGTGCTTTGGCTTATGACTCGCTGAGCCAACAGGTAGTGGTAGCCTACCGCAGTGCCAATCTGGATGTGTTGAAGCTGAAAGGTGGCATTACGAACCTCAACGATATTGCCCGCAAGGAAATCAGCGGTACCAAAACCATTAACAGCATCCACATCAATAGCCGCCGGGCGTATCTGGCGTGCAGTTTCGGGATTGTGGTAGTGGATCTGGCCCGGCTGGAAATCCGGGATTCGTACACCAATATCGGGCCGGGCGGTACGGTGGTGCAGGTGTTTGCCACGGCCGTAGCCAACGGCATACTTTTCGCGGCAACTTCCAACGGCCTGATGCGGGCGAACCTCAGCGGCAACCCCCTGGACTACCGCAACTGGACAACCGACCTGCCGGCCCGCGCCGGTAACCCCTACCGCACGCTAGCCGTGCAGGATGGCCGCGTGGTGGCCGGTATCAACGGCGACCGGCTGGTGGCGTACGTGGCCGGCAGTGGCTGGCAGACGGTAACTGGCTCGCCCACGAACGTGCAGTTCCGGCAGCTTACCCCTTCCCGGGCTGGTTTGCTTATCACCGACAACAACAAAGTATCCGTTCTGAACCTTACCACCGGCACTACCAGCCTGGTACTGCGGCCTGCCCTGCTAACCAATCCGCAGGCGGCTGTGCGGGCCAGAGGCGGCACGTATTTCCTGGCCGATTACGCCAATGGGCTGCTGAAAACCACCGATGGGGTGCAGGCCGAACAGTTCCTGACCAACGCGCCGGCTACGGCCCAAGCTTTCAGCGTGCTGGCTGATGGCCGCTCCGGGAAGGTGAACATCTTCACCGGCGGCTATGGCGAGAATTATCTGCAGCAGGATTTCTACCGGGGGTTCTTTGAGTATGCCGATGGCCGTTGGACCAATTTTACGCCCGCTACCCAGCCCAGTCCGGCGCAGTACCCCAATCCGAAGGACGTAGTGCGCGGTACCCGCACCCCGGATGGTACGCTGTACGTGGCCAGCTACGGCAACGGGCTGTTGGAGTGGAAAGGCGTAGGCGACTTCCGGTTGTTCAATCCAACTACCAACCTGCCCAACCCGTTACGCAGTGCTATTGCCAACCCCACTTTTACCCGCGTAACCGACCTGACCACCGATGCGGCCGGGAAGGTGTGGGTGATTAACCGCCACCAGATTGCCGGGCAGCCGGGCGTATTCATCTTCGACCCGATGGCGAATAGCTGGCAGATCATCGACTACTTCAGCGGCAGTGAGAATCTGGAGCGGCTGGTGCTGGACAACGCGGGCAATATGTGGGCCGCTGGCAGCCGCCGGAGCGGGGTGAACATGGTGGCCTACAACCCGGAAACCAAGGCCACCCGCTATTACTCGCAGGCGTTCGGCCCCGATAATTCCTCCCTGAGCTTCGCGGATATTGTAAACGACGTGGTGAAGGACCGTACAGGGGATATATGGGTGGCGACCAACAAAGGCCCGGTTGTGTTCAACGACCCGCTCAGTGCCTTTGAAAGCACTCTGGACCTGACTTTTCGGGTGCCGTACGTGCGGCGTGGGGCTGGGGCCGGGTTTCCTACGCTGCTCAACGAGCGGATTCGGGCTATTGCCGTGGATGGCGGCAACCGCAAATGGTTTGGCACCGACCGAGGGTTATGGCTCTTCAGTGCCGACGCCGACGAAGCGCTGCAGCATTTCACCACCGACAACAGCCCGCTGCCTTCCGACCAGATTGTGGACGTGGAGGTGAACGACAAAACCGGTGAAGTATTCGTGGTGACGGACGCGGGCGTGGTGGCCTACCGTGGCGACGCCACGGTAACGGAGGGTAAGCCCAGCTGCGCCAAAGTGTTTCCCAACCCAGTCCGGACCGATTTTACGGGCCAAGTGGGTATTGCGGGGCTGGCCAACAATGCGCCCGTCAAAATAACGGACGTAACCGGCAAGCTCGTGTATCAGACCCGGGCCAACGGCGGCACCGTTACCTGGAACCTGACCGACTACAACGGCCGCCGGGTGCAATCCGGAGTCTACCTAGTGCTGTCTTCGGATGCAGACGGCAAAAACGGCTGTGTGAGCAAAGTGGCCGTAGTAGAACGGTAG
- the recO gene encoding DNA repair protein RecO gives MLIKTRGIVLNYMRYRETSIIARIYTERLGLQSYVVNGVRKAKPPGRIALFQPFTLLDLVAYTSRSGGLTRLSEFRCAEPFRTLPYDVRKSSIALFLSEVVGRVLLEEEENEPLFTFLHDSVLAFDRQEEGFENFALEFLLRLSHYLGFGPETGEQITSQVAFASEAPNTAAGHSPTALRFQEFEQHFDDLLHRPAMAAVPNGRVRRELLGVLIRYYQLHVEHLGDIRSLAVLSEVLAEL, from the coding sequence ATGCTGATCAAAACCCGGGGTATCGTGCTCAACTACATGCGCTACCGCGAAACCAGCATCATTGCCCGGATTTATACAGAGCGTCTGGGTCTGCAGAGCTACGTGGTGAACGGGGTGCGCAAAGCCAAGCCGCCCGGGCGCATTGCATTGTTCCAGCCCTTTACGCTGCTGGATCTGGTGGCGTACACTTCCCGGAGCGGCGGCCTTACCCGGCTCTCGGAATTCCGGTGTGCGGAGCCGTTCCGGACGCTGCCGTATGATGTGCGGAAGAGCAGCATTGCGCTGTTTCTGTCGGAAGTGGTGGGGCGGGTGCTGCTGGAAGAGGAGGAAAACGAGCCGTTATTTACCTTTCTGCACGATTCGGTACTGGCCTTCGACCGGCAGGAAGAAGGCTTCGAGAACTTCGCGCTGGAGTTTCTGCTGCGCCTGAGCCACTACCTCGGCTTCGGCCCCGAAACCGGTGAGCAGATTACCTCGCAGGTGGCCTTTGCCTCGGAAGCGCCCAATACGGCCGCCGGGCATAGTCCCACGGCCCTGCGGTTTCAGGAGTTTGAGCAGCATTTCGACGACCTGCTGCACCGCCCCGCAATGGCAGCCGTGCCCAACGGCCGGGTGCGCCGGGAGCTGCTGGGGGTATTAATCCGCTACTACCAGCTCCACGTTGAACACCTCGGGGATATTCGCTCTCTGGCCGTGCTATCAGAGGTGTTGGCAGAGCTGTAA
- a CDS encoding FKBP-type peptidyl-prolyl cis-trans isomerase encodes MLFAARLQLAIPALLAAAGLMSFQGDPTPFNRLSSGLEYRIYHLENGRYVLRPALPTSGDATYAARIGKIMSLHMQFRTAQDSVLMHSRRQNRNQPVRVPLDTVRRQQHGTVEEALSLLQPGDSGVFRLNVDTVFLKSFRQPVPPFIRRAGSTLTVLAKAEKIQTQEEAVQEAQQAQLKAQAEAKKQAAGLALKEDASILAYLKQNKLKGIKAPGGVYYVITKAGIGAKPKTGQVVSVLYTGMLLNGKVFDASSRNGNKPIEFPLGQGQVIPGWDQGIALLPKGSKAILLIPSALAYGPRGAGADIPANSILRFNVELVGVK; translated from the coding sequence ATGCTTTTTGCTGCCCGCCTCCAGCTTGCCATACCTGCCCTGCTGGCTGCTGCCGGTCTGATGTCGTTTCAGGGCGACCCGACGCCGTTTAACCGCCTCAGCTCCGGACTGGAATACCGGATTTACCACCTGGAAAACGGCCGCTACGTACTACGCCCAGCTCTGCCCACCAGCGGCGACGCCACGTATGCCGCCCGAATCGGTAAAATCATGAGCCTGCACATGCAGTTCCGCACGGCCCAGGACTCGGTGCTGATGCATTCCCGCCGCCAGAACCGCAACCAACCCGTGCGCGTGCCGCTGGATACGGTGCGGCGTCAACAGCATGGCACAGTGGAAGAAGCCTTGTCCTTGCTCCAGCCCGGCGACTCCGGTGTATTTCGCCTGAACGTGGATACCGTGTTTCTGAAGTCTTTCCGCCAGCCGGTTCCGCCCTTCATCCGCAGGGCCGGCTCTACGCTTACGGTGCTAGCCAAGGCCGAGAAAATCCAGACGCAGGAAGAAGCCGTGCAGGAGGCGCAGCAGGCCCAGCTGAAGGCTCAGGCCGAAGCCAAAAAACAGGCAGCCGGCCTAGCTCTGAAAGAAGATGCCAGTATTCTGGCTTACCTCAAGCAAAACAAGCTGAAAGGAATAAAGGCCCCCGGCGGGGTGTACTACGTCATCACAAAAGCGGGTATCGGAGCCAAACCCAAAACCGGGCAGGTAGTATCGGTGCTGTACACCGGCATGCTGCTCAACGGAAAAGTGTTCGATGCCTCGTCGCGCAACGGGAACAAGCCCATTGAGTTTCCGCTGGGTCAGGGCCAGGTAATTCCGGGCTGGGACCAGGGTATTGCCCTGCTTCCGAAAGGCTCGAAAGCCATTTTGCTGATTCCTTCCGCCCTGGCATACGGTCCTCGGGGAGCCGGGGCCGACATTCCGGCCAATAGCATTCTGCGTTTCAATGTGGAGCTGGTGGGCGTGAAGTAG
- a CDS encoding FKBP-type peptidyl-prolyl cis-trans isomerase translates to MASQAQRVLTTVVPAASDSLLTRATTTASGLRYTVRQTGTGARPQAGDRVVVHYTGFLATDGHIFDTSVQQGGPLKVKAGRGVVIKGFDEALLLLPEGSRARVWIPAALAYGAKGRLDPDDETEKRYLIPPNSDLIFELEVLKVK, encoded by the coding sequence ATGGCGAGCCAGGCGCAGCGCGTACTAACCACGGTAGTACCAGCCGCTTCCGACAGCCTCCTCACCCGCGCTACTACTACGGCTTCGGGCCTGCGCTACACGGTCCGCCAGACGGGCACCGGGGCGCGCCCGCAGGCCGGCGACCGGGTGGTGGTGCATTACACTGGCTTTCTGGCTACCGACGGGCACATTTTTGACACCTCCGTGCAGCAGGGCGGCCCGCTCAAAGTGAAGGCCGGCCGGGGCGTAGTTATCAAAGGGTTCGATGAGGCATTGCTGCTGCTCCCCGAAGGCAGCCGGGCCCGCGTCTGGATTCCGGCGGCACTAGCTTACGGTGCCAAAGGCCGCCTCGACCCCGATGATGAAACGGAAAAGCGCTACCTCATTCCCCCCAACTCAGATTTGATATTCGAGCTGGAAGTGCTGAAAGTAAAATGA
- a CDS encoding FKBP-type peptidyl-prolyl cis-trans isomerase encodes MKKFSPVLLLLALLLTGASSLTGCNGSDTIFEQQEKIVEEQKKTDDTAIQAYLTRNNLTNYSRLESGIYLIPITEGPTANPLIKAGQKVTTNYVGRFIGTSNDGLVFDASSNNHTACGCFGFINGQSGIIPGWSQATLQMRKGDRKLILIPSYLAYGVSGFGSIPANTPLLFDMEILNVE; translated from the coding sequence ATGAAGAAATTTTCTCCCGTTCTGCTTCTGTTGGCGTTGCTGCTGACGGGGGCCTCTTCTCTTACCGGCTGTAACGGCTCCGACACTATTTTTGAGCAGCAAGAGAAAATAGTAGAAGAGCAGAAAAAAACGGACGATACCGCCATCCAGGCCTACCTCACCCGTAACAACCTGACCAATTACAGCCGCTTGGAATCGGGGATTTACCTGATTCCTATTACGGAGGGGCCCACTGCCAATCCGCTGATTAAAGCCGGCCAGAAAGTGACCACCAACTACGTGGGCCGCTTTATCGGAACGAGTAACGACGGATTGGTTTTTGATGCCTCCAGCAATAATCACACGGCCTGTGGCTGCTTCGGCTTTATCAATGGTCAGTCAGGCATCATCCCCGGCTGGAGCCAGGCTACGCTGCAAATGCGTAAGGGCGACAGAAAGCTGATTCTTATTCCTTCTTACCTGGCCTACGGTGTATCCGGATTTGGCTCGATTCCGGCTAATACTCCGCTGCTGTTTGACATGGAGATTCTGAATGTAGAGTAG
- a CDS encoding FKBP-type peptidyl-prolyl cis-trans isomerase, whose translation MKFRFSLFSFLLLGLLTLLAACEKDDTEATPDYTAQDDATIQQYIKDKSLTGFQKDTLGVYIAVTQPGTGAKAKKNQVVKVLYTGTLLDGTVFDSNLTTLGFPFMLGQGRVISGWDAAFTRLNKGSKAILLIPSAQAYGQTGGGTIPPNSVLRFDVEVVDIK comes from the coding sequence ATGAAATTCCGCTTTTCCCTTTTCTCTTTTCTGCTGCTGGGCCTGCTCACGCTACTAGCTGCCTGCGAAAAAGATGATACCGAGGCCACACCTGACTACACGGCGCAGGACGACGCCACCATTCAGCAGTACATCAAAGACAAAAGCCTGACCGGCTTCCAGAAGGATACACTGGGGGTGTACATTGCCGTTACGCAGCCCGGCACCGGTGCTAAAGCCAAGAAGAATCAGGTGGTGAAAGTGCTGTATACCGGCACGCTGCTGGATGGAACTGTGTTCGATAGCAACCTCACGACGCTCGGATTTCCCTTCATGTTGGGCCAGGGGCGCGTTATCAGTGGCTGGGACGCGGCATTTACCCGCTTAAATAAAGGGTCAAAGGCCATTCTGCTGATTCCTTCGGCGCAGGCGTACGGGCAGACGGGTGGCGGCACCATCCCGCCTAATTCGGTGCTGCGCTTCGATGTGGAGGTAGTTGATATTAAGTAA
- a CDS encoding FKBP-type peptidyl-prolyl cis-trans isomerase — translation MLFSLFRRSGSWLVLCLLVLGNLVSACQKTDIPEDNTDYVQRDEDLIKAYIKDNGLAGFQRQPSGLYVAITQPGTGALPTSGQNVSALYTGLTLDNRVFDSATNPNQPFSFPLGQGKVIQGWDLGFALLPVGSKAILLIPSGLAYGKMAVGPLPAHSVLRFDVEVLKVQ, via the coding sequence ATGCTCTTTTCTCTTTTCCGTCGTTCGGGCAGTTGGCTGGTTCTGTGCCTGCTGGTACTGGGGAACCTGGTTTCGGCCTGCCAGAAAACCGACATCCCGGAAGACAACACCGATTACGTTCAGCGGGATGAGGACCTGATCAAGGCCTACATCAAGGATAACGGACTGGCCGGCTTCCAACGGCAACCTTCGGGCCTGTACGTGGCCATTACCCAGCCGGGTACCGGTGCCCTGCCCACGTCTGGTCAGAACGTGTCGGCGCTGTATACCGGCCTTACCCTGGACAACCGCGTTTTTGATTCCGCTACCAACCCCAACCAGCCTTTTTCCTTCCCGCTGGGCCAGGGCAAAGTTATTCAGGGCTGGGACCTGGGCTTTGCGCTATTACCGGTAGGCTCGAAAGCCATCCTGCTCATTCCTTCCGGCCTAGCTTACGGCAAAATGGCCGTGGGTCCGCTGCCTGCCCACTCGGTGCTCCGCTTCGATGTGGAAGTGCTGAAAGTTCAGTAA
- a CDS encoding FKBP-type peptidyl-prolyl cis-trans isomerase, translating to MLLKRNLLSLALAAGVLGLASCNKGGEFSKTKSGIEYKVFKSNGKSYDAREISADGDATYKERIGKIMALHVEYRTGKDSILFNSRKQQMGFPVRVPLDTVRAAQKGGLEEAISLLQPGDSAVFRFNVDTIFAKSFRQPVPPFMQKAGKTMTMYVKVAKVQTRDEAMADVQKMQGEQQQKMKEHADQQLKADDVKLQEYIKKNNLTAQKDPSGVYYVVTSAGTGPKPKAGQIVAVQYKGTLLENGKEFDSSAKGNGGKPIEFPIGVGQVIPGWDKAIPMLNKGSKAVLLIPSSLAYGQRGAGADIPADAILRFDVELVDVKNAPPQPAGQPGQPNAADIQRQIEEMQRQQQGK from the coding sequence ATGCTCCTTAAACGCAACCTTCTGAGCCTGGCCCTCGCAGCCGGCGTTCTGGGCCTCGCCTCCTGCAACAAAGGCGGTGAATTCAGCAAGACCAAATCGGGAATTGAATACAAAGTATTCAAGAGCAACGGCAAGAGCTACGATGCCCGCGAAATCAGTGCCGATGGTGACGCGACCTACAAGGAGCGCATCGGCAAGATTATGGCGCTGCACGTAGAGTACCGCACGGGCAAGGATTCGATTCTGTTCAACTCGCGTAAGCAGCAGATGGGCTTCCCGGTTCGGGTACCGCTCGATACCGTACGGGCAGCTCAGAAAGGCGGTCTGGAAGAAGCCATCAGCCTGTTGCAGCCCGGCGACTCAGCCGTGTTCCGTTTCAACGTGGACACCATTTTCGCCAAGTCGTTCCGTCAGCCGGTGCCGCCGTTCATGCAGAAGGCTGGTAAAACCATGACCATGTACGTGAAGGTGGCCAAGGTGCAGACCCGCGACGAGGCCATGGCCGACGTACAGAAAATGCAGGGCGAGCAGCAGCAGAAGATGAAGGAGCACGCCGATCAGCAGTTGAAAGCCGACGACGTGAAGCTGCAGGAGTACATCAAGAAGAACAACCTGACGGCCCAGAAGGACCCTTCGGGCGTGTATTACGTGGTGACTTCGGCTGGTACCGGCCCTAAGCCCAAAGCCGGCCAGATTGTAGCTGTGCAGTACAAAGGCACTTTGCTGGAAAACGGTAAGGAGTTCGACTCCTCAGCCAAAGGCAACGGCGGCAAGCCCATCGAATTCCCGATTGGCGTAGGCCAGGTGATTCCGGGCTGGGATAAGGCAATTCCGATGCTCAACAAGGGCTCGAAAGCGGTACTCCTAATTCCATCGTCGCTGGCTTACGGGCAGCGTGGTGCCGGAGCCGACATTCCGGCCGATGCCATCCTGCGCTTCGACGTGGAACTGGTGGACGTGAAGAACGCGCCGCCGCAGCCCGCCGGCCAGCCTGGCCAGCCTAACGCGGCTGATATCCAGCGCCAGATTGAGGAAATGCAGCGTCAGCAGCAGGGCAAATAA
- a CDS encoding DHH family phosphoesterase, translating into MSTISELKELLAHPRQIFITTHHKPDADALGSSLGLAGYLRKKGHSVTVVTPSDYPDFLAWMPGNEEVVVYEPRQNDAQVRDIIARAEVLFCLDFSCLGRINELGDYVREAKGTKVLIDHHQEPEDFAQLDYSNPKAAATAELVFEVIRDLGDQDLIDTGIGECLYAGIMTDTGSFRHPSTSRNVHLIIAELLNAGINLSDVHRRIYDSHSEERLRFLGFVLKDKLTVLREYNTAYIAITADELRQYNSKTGDTEGLVNFALSIEGIVFAAILIDRVQAVKISFRSVGDFSVSEFSRRNFNGGGHHNAAGGISYDSLSSTVERFLSLLPAYQAQLVTAPLAPVAPSV; encoded by the coding sequence ATGTCCACAATATCTGAGCTGAAGGAGCTGCTTGCGCACCCCCGACAGATTTTCATCACCACCCACCACAAGCCCGATGCTGACGCCCTGGGCTCGTCCCTGGGCTTGGCCGGCTACCTCCGCAAGAAGGGCCACAGCGTTACGGTGGTTACCCCATCCGACTACCCCGATTTCCTGGCCTGGATGCCCGGTAACGAGGAAGTAGTGGTATACGAGCCCCGCCAGAACGACGCCCAAGTGCGTGACATCATTGCGCGGGCCGAAGTGCTCTTCTGCCTTGATTTCAGCTGTCTGGGCCGCATCAATGAGCTGGGCGATTACGTGCGGGAAGCCAAGGGTACCAAGGTCCTCATCGACCACCACCAGGAGCCCGAGGATTTCGCGCAGCTGGACTACTCCAATCCCAAAGCTGCCGCCACGGCCGAGCTGGTGTTTGAAGTAATCCGCGACCTGGGCGACCAGGACCTGATTGACACCGGCATCGGGGAGTGCCTCTACGCCGGCATCATGACGGATACCGGCTCGTTTCGCCACCCCAGCACCTCGCGCAACGTGCACCTGATTATTGCCGAGCTGCTGAACGCGGGCATCAATCTCTCCGATGTGCACCGCCGCATCTACGACTCGCACTCAGAGGAGCGGCTGCGCTTTCTGGGCTTCGTGCTGAAGGATAAGCTCACGGTGCTGCGCGAGTATAACACGGCCTACATTGCTATTACGGCCGACGAGTTGCGCCAGTACAACTCTAAAACCGGCGATACGGAAGGGCTGGTGAACTTTGCGCTCAGCATTGAGGGAATCGTGTTTGCCGCCATTCTCATTGACCGGGTACAGGCCGTGAAGATTTCCTTCCGTTCGGTGGGTGACTTCTCAGTCAGCGAGTTTTCGCGCCGCAATTTCAATGGCGGCGGCCACCATAATGCCGCTGGTGGCATCAGCTATGACTCCCTCAGCAGCACCGTAGAGCGGTTTCTGAGCTTGCTTCCTGCTTATCAGGCGCAGCTGGTTACGGCCCCGTTGGCGCCGGTAGCACCATCGGTATAA
- a CDS encoding nucleoside-diphosphate kinase: MATNRTFTMIKPDATQDNHIGGILSMIEEGGFRIVALKKVQLTPERAGQFYEVHKERPFYQDLVKYMSSGPIVAAILEKDNAVADFRTLIGATNPAQAAEGTIRKKYAKSIEANAVHGSDSDENAKIEGDFYFTADEQF; this comes from the coding sequence ATGGCCACGAACCGCACGTTTACGATGATTAAGCCCGATGCTACCCAGGACAACCACATTGGTGGTATCCTGAGCATGATTGAGGAAGGTGGCTTCCGCATCGTTGCCCTGAAAAAAGTGCAGCTGACTCCCGAGCGTGCCGGCCAGTTCTACGAAGTACACAAGGAGCGCCCCTTCTACCAGGACTTGGTGAAGTACATGTCGTCGGGCCCCATCGTGGCCGCTATCCTCGAGAAGGATAACGCCGTAGCTGACTTCCGCACCCTGATTGGTGCTACCAACCCCGCCCAGGCCGCCGAAGGCACCATCCGGAAGAAGTACGCCAAGAGCATCGAAGCCAACGCCGTACACGGCTCCGATTCCGATGAAAACGCCAAAATCGAAGGTGACTTCTATTTCACCGCCGACGAGCAATTCTAA